Proteins encoded in a region of the Leopardus geoffroyi isolate Oge1 chromosome E2, O.geoffroyi_Oge1_pat1.0, whole genome shotgun sequence genome:
- the LOC123579445 gene encoding pyruvate dehydrogenase phosphatase regulatory subunit, mitochondrial-like isoform X1 — MFSRLLSVARRQRTGRGWQNWSSGRSGAPAAEAHSVALPAQAQVVICGGGIMGTSVAYHLSKMGWKDIVLLEQGRLAAGSTRFCAGILSTARHLTIEQKMADYSNKLYQQLEQETGIQTEPLLSSLLRRMPDLETLEIVKLVNCPETFTPDMRCIMGESPAVQGYYVLVGVNSAGLWLGGWA; from the exons ATGTTTTCCCGGTTGCTGTCGGTGGCCCGGAGACAAAGGACCGGCCGAGGATGGCAGAACTGGTCGTCGGGGAGAAGCGGTGCGCCAGCTGCCGAGGCGCATTCTGTCGCCCTGCCTGCCCAGGCACAGGTGGTCATCTGTGGCGGTGGAATCATGGGCACATCCGTGGCCTATCACCTCTCCAAGATGGGCTGGAAGGATATTGTCCTTTTGGAGCAGGGCAG GCTGGCCGCTGGCTCTACGAGGTTCTGTGCCGGCATCCTGAGCACCGCCAGGCACTTGACCATCGAGCAGAAGATGGCAGACTATTCCAACAAACTCTACCAGCAGTTAGAGCAAGAAACAGGGATCCAAACAG AGCCCCTGCTGAGTTCCCTCCTGCGTCGGATGCCAGACCTGGAGACTCTGGAGATCGTGAAGTTGGTCAACTGCCCCGAGACCTTCACCCCAGACATGAGGTGCATCATGGGCGAGTCTCCTGCAGTGCAGGGCTACTATGTCCTAGTGGGAGTGAACTCTGCTGGCCTGTGGCTTGGAGGATGGGCTTGA
- the LOC123579445 gene encoding pyruvate dehydrogenase phosphatase regulatory subunit, mitochondrial-like isoform X3, translating into MFSRLLSVARRQRTGRGWQNWSSGRSGAPAAEAHSVALPAQAQVVICGGGIMGTSVAYHLSKMGWKDIVLLEQGRLAAGSTRFCAGILSTARHLTIEQKMADYSNKLYQQLEQETGIQTGCQRMVKTQMPAHAFIRQRIRRARNQDKTRLSS; encoded by the exons ATGTTTTCCCGGTTGCTGTCGGTGGCCCGGAGACAAAGGACCGGCCGAGGATGGCAGAACTGGTCGTCGGGGAGAAGCGGTGCGCCAGCTGCCGAGGCGCATTCTGTCGCCCTGCCTGCCCAGGCACAGGTGGTCATCTGTGGCGGTGGAATCATGGGCACATCCGTGGCCTATCACCTCTCCAAGATGGGCTGGAAGGATATTGTCCTTTTGGAGCAGGGCAG GCTGGCCGCTGGCTCTACGAGGTTCTGTGCCGGCATCCTGAGCACCGCCAGGCACTTGACCATCGAGCAGAAGATGGCAGACTATTCCAACAAACTCTACCAGCAGTTAGAGCAAGAAACAGGGATCCAAACAG GTTGTCAGAGGATGGTGAAGACTCAGATGCCAGCACATGCGTTCATCAGGCAGAGGATAAGAAGAGCCAGAAATCAAG ATAAAACAAGATTGTCCAGTTGA
- the LOC123579445 gene encoding pyruvate dehydrogenase phosphatase regulatory subunit, mitochondrial-like isoform X2 has product MFSRLLSVARRQRTGRGWQNWSSGRSGAPAAEAHSVALPAQAQVVICGGGIMGTSVAYHLSKMGWKDIVLLEQGRLAAGSTRFCAGILSTARHLTIEQKMADYSNKLYQQLEQETGIQTGCQRMVKTQMPAHAFIRQRIRRARNQGDKTRLSS; this is encoded by the exons ATGTTTTCCCGGTTGCTGTCGGTGGCCCGGAGACAAAGGACCGGCCGAGGATGGCAGAACTGGTCGTCGGGGAGAAGCGGTGCGCCAGCTGCCGAGGCGCATTCTGTCGCCCTGCCTGCCCAGGCACAGGTGGTCATCTGTGGCGGTGGAATCATGGGCACATCCGTGGCCTATCACCTCTCCAAGATGGGCTGGAAGGATATTGTCCTTTTGGAGCAGGGCAG GCTGGCCGCTGGCTCTACGAGGTTCTGTGCCGGCATCCTGAGCACCGCCAGGCACTTGACCATCGAGCAGAAGATGGCAGACTATTCCAACAAACTCTACCAGCAGTTAGAGCAAGAAACAGGGATCCAAACAG GTTGTCAGAGGATGGTGAAGACTCAGATGCCAGCACATGCGTTCATCAGGCAGAGGATAAGAAGAGCCAGAAATCAAGGTG ATAAAACAAGATTGTCCAGTTGA